The Pseudoxanthomonas sp. SL93 genome segment TGGTGCGTGCCCTTGGGCAGCAGGCGCGCGATGTATTCCGCGCCGACGATGGCCAGTGCGAAGGCGGCCGGTGTGCGGTTCAGCGTGGACAGGAAAAGCCGGCCACCGGGTTTCAGCAGCGTGTGGCAGGCACGGATGATGGAAGCCGGATCCGGCACGTGCTCCAGCATTTCCATGCAGGTGACCACGTCGAAACTGCCAGGACGCTCTTCTGCCAGCGATTCGACGGAACGCAGCTGGTAGTCCACCTGCACGCCCGACTCCAGCTTGTGCAGGCGGGCGATCTTGACCAGTTCGGGGGCCAGGTCGATGGCGGTGACCTGCGCACCTTCGCGCGCCAGCGCCTCGCTCAGCAACCCACCACCACAGCCCACATCCAGCGCGGCAACGCCGGACAGGCGGGCACGATCGCGCACGTACTGCAGTCGCACGGGATTGAGCGCATGCAGCGCCTTCTGCGGGCCATCGGTATCCCACCAGCGATGGGCGAGCGAACCGAACTTGTCGAGTTCTTCCTGGCGGAAGTTGCCTTCGTCGGGCGAGGTCGTGGTCGTCATGCCGCTATTGTAGGGCGACGCCGGCTTTACCGTCCTTCACCCGGGGTCTGTTTCCGGCAGTCCACGCCTCGCGGCGCGGCGCGAGACGGTGCAGAGGCCCGCAGACGTCAGGACAAGCGGATGCCGGCGATCCGTTCGCGCCACTGCCGTGCATTGGCGAGGACGCCCGCCATGTCGATGCCGACCAGTTCGCGCTGCGCCAGCTTCGGCTGTCCGGCGATCCACACGTCGGTGACCTGCTGGCGGCCGGTGGCGTAGATCAGCTGCGAGATCACGTGGTGCAGCGGCTGGGTTTCCAGCGCCGACAGGTCAACGCAGGCCAGGTCGGCCTGCTTGCCCGGCTCGATGGAGCCGACCAGATGGTCGAACCCGATCGCCTTGGCGCCGCCCAGCGTGGCCGCCCGCAGCGCGGTGGCGGCGTCGAAGCCGGCCGCGTCCTGCGCCACCGCCTTGGCGAGCAGGGCCGCGGTGCGGGTTTCGCTGAACATGTCCAGGTCGTTGTTGCTGGCGCAGCCGTCCGTACCGATGGCCACGTTCACCCCTGCGCGCTCCAGCGCGCAGGCGGGGCAGAAGCCCGATGCCAGTTTCAGGTTCGACTCCGGGCAATGCACCACGCTGACGCCGCGCTCGGCGCACAGGTGGATCTCGGCGTCGGTCAGCTGGGTCATGTGCACCGCGATCAGGCGGTCGTTGAACAGACCCAGCCGGTCGAGCCGCGCGATGGGGCGCTGGCCGTACTGTTCCTGCGACTGCTGCACTTCCTGCGCGGTCTCGTGCAGGTGCAGGTGCACCGGCAGGTCCAACTGGTCGGCCAGCATGCGGACGCGCTCGAAATTGGCATCGTTGACCGTGTACGGCGCATGCGGGGCGAAAGCGGTCGCGATGAGCGCGTCATCGCGCCACTGGTCGTGCACTTCGCCCGCGCGTTCGAAATACTCGTCGTCGCTCTTGGCCCACGCGGTTGGGAAATCGATCACCGGCAGGCCCACGCGCGCGCGGAAGCCGTGGCGCTTGTAGGTGGCGGCCTGCACGTCCGGGAAGAAGTAGTTCTCGTTGACGCAGGTGGTGCCCCCGCGCAGCATCTCGGCGATGGCCAAGCTGATGCCGTCGGCGACGAAATCCGGCGAGATCACCGCCGCTTCGATCGGCCAGATGTGCTGCTGCAGCCACACCTTCAACGGCAGGTCGTCGGCGACACCGCGCAGCAGCGTCATCGGGTTGTGGGTATGCGTGTTGACCAGCCCCGGGATCAGCGCCGCCTCGGGGCGGGAGACCACCTGGCGGGGCTGGAAGCGCGCGCGCGCTTCGCCGATGGGCAGCACCGCGACGATCCGGCCGTCGCGGACGGCGACGGCATGGTCTTCCAGCACCACCCCGTGCGGCACCACCGGCACCACGAAGCCGGCTTCGATCAACAGGTCGCAGGCGTCAAGGGTGCGGTCGCTCATGGTGCCTCGTGGTCAGAAACCCAGGGTATACGTCAGTCCGATGGCGCCGGCGCCGAACAGCAGCCAGCACAGCAGCATCAGGGCCAGCGCGCGGCCGTAGCCCAGCCGCGGCACGCTGGGAAAGAGCCGCGGCAGGGTCAGGTTCCAGCAGATCATCACGCCCAGGCCGGCGATCAGTACGCCGACAGCCCAGACGCCAAGATAAAGCGCAAGCTGTTCCATCACTTCACGCGGCTGACGTATTCGCCGGTACGGGTGTCGACCTTGATGATTTCTTCCTGGCCGACGAACAGCGGCACGCGCACGACCGCGCCCGTTTCCAGCGTGGCCGGCTTGCCACCGGTGCCGGCGGTATCGCCCTTGACGCCCGGGTCGGTCTCGGTGATCTGAAGCTCGACGAAGTTCGGCGGCGTCACCTGGATCGGGTTGCCGTTCCACAGCGTGACCACGCAGTCTTCCTCGCCCTTCAGCCACTTCTCGGCGCCGCCCATGCCGGCCTTGTCGGCTTGCACCTGCTCGAAGGTTTCCTGCTGCATGAAGTGCCAGTACTCGCCATCCGTGTACAGGTACTGCATGTCGGTATCCACCACGTCCGCGGCCTCGACCGAGTCGGTGCTCTTCATGGTGATTTCCTGCACGCGGCCGCTCTTGATCAGGCGGTACTTCACGCGGGTGAAGGCCTGGCCCTTGCCGGGCTTGACGTACTCGGTGTCGCTGATGATTGCCGGTTCGTTGTTGATCAGGATCTTCATCCCGTTCTTGACGTCGTTCATGCCGTAACTGGCCATGCTGGAACTCCTGGGGTGTGGCGAACCCGCCGCACAGGGCGGCCGGCCGGTTAGAATTGGGGACCCCGCCGCGACCGGCGGGTGTTTGTTTTCTGGCCCGACATGATAACCGCTGCCCCCAGCCCCCGACAGCCTGCCCCCCTGACGCCGCCCCGGTGGCAGCAGGCGTGGCGCGATGCCGTGCGCGATCCGCGCGAGCTGCTGGCGCTGCTGGGGCTGGAGGCACTGGCCGGACGCATTTCCGACGAGGCCGCCGCCCAGTTCCCGCTGCGGGTACCGCGGGGTTTCGTCGCCCGCATGCGGCACGGCGATGCCGCCGACCCATTACTGCGCCAGGTACTGCCGCTGGACGATGAAATGCGCCCGGTTCCCGGCTTTGGCCTGGACGCGGTGGGCGACGCAGCGGCAAAGAAGGCCACCGGCGTCATCCAGAAATACCAGGGCCGCGCGCTGCTGGTGGCCACCGGCAGTTGTGCGGTGAACTGCCGCTACTGCTTCCGCCGCCACTTCCCGTATGCCGAGGAAACCGCCGCGCGCGATGGCTGGCGCGACGCCGTTGCGCTGATCCGCGCCGACTCCGGCATCGACGAGGTGCTGCTGTCCGGCGGTGATCCGCTGTCGCTGGCCACGCCCAAGCTGGCCGAACTGACCGATGCGCTGGCCGGCATCCCGCACCTCAGGCGCCTGCGCATCCACAGCCGGCTGCCGGTGGTGCTGCCGGAGCGGATCGACGACGGGCTGCTGGCCTGGCTGTCCTCGCTGCCGTGGCCGGTTGCGCTGGTCATCCACGCCAACCACGCCAACGAGTTCGATGCCGGCGTCGATGCCGCCCTTGCCCGCCTGCGCCAGGCTGGCGTGCACCTGCTCAACCAGGCCGTGCTGCTGCGCGGCGTCAACGACAGCGTGGACGCGCTGGCGGCGCTGAGCGAGCGCTGCTTCGCCGCCGGCGTGCTGCCGTACTACCTGCATCAGCTGGACCGCGTGGCCGGCGTGGCGCATTTCGAAGTGGACGACGACCGCGCCCGCGACCTGCACGCCGCGCTGGCGGCCCGCCTGTCCGGCTACCTGGTGCCGCGGCTGGTCCGCGAGGTCCAGGGCGACACCGGCAAGCGCCCCCTGTAACCGGGCGCTTGCCGCCACGCGCGGGACTTTCCTGCGCTTCTGCGACCGCCGCATTGGACGCTTCACGTCCCTTTCGTGTATTAAACGCGCTCCCCAGGCGGACACGTTGCATGCAGATCGGCAAAGACACCACGCTACGACTGACCCTGGTTGACGACAGTGGCGAGGATGCGGAAGCCGTCGTCAGCGCCTTGCGCAACAGCGGCATCGCGGTCCGCCCGCTGCGCCCGCTGGACCCCGCCGAACTGCAGCAGATGGTCGCCGGCCAGCCGATGGACCTGGTCCTGGCGTCGCGCGCGGCCAAGGGCATCCCGCTGGCCTCTGTGCTGTCGCAGGTGGACGCCAGCGGCAAGGACATCCCGGTGATCGTGCTGGCCGATGCCGTGACCGAGGCCGACCTGCTGGCCGACCAGGCCGCCGGCGCCCGCGCGGTCGCCCTGCGCGGCAAGTTCGACCACCTGCTGGCCGTGCTTCGCCGCGAATGGTCCGACCTGGACGCGCGCCGCTCGCAGCGCCGCCTGGAAGGCCAGCTGCGCGAAACCGAGCGTCGATGCGACGCGCTGATCTCGTCCTCGCGCGACCCCATCGCCTACATCCACGAAGGCATGCACATCCGGGCCAACGACGCCTACCTTGAGATGTTCGGCTTCGAATCCTTCGAGGACGTGGAAGGCCTGTCGCTGCTGGACCTGATCGGCCCGCAGTACGTCAACGACTTCAAGGCCCTGCTGAAGAAGCTCAGCAAGGGCGAACCGCCGCCGCCGCGCTTCGAACTGGAAGCGCGCAGCATGGACGGCGACAGTTTCCCCGCCACGCTCGAGTTCGCCACCGCCACCTACGAAGGCGAGGCCTGCGTGCAGGTGGTGTTCCGCCGCCGCGAGGAGTTCGACCCCGAGCTGGCGCGCGAAGTGGAAGACCTGCGCCAGCGCGACATGGTCACTGGCCTGATGAACCGCCCCACGTTCCTGCGCGAACTGGAAACCGCGGTGGCGCAGGTCGCCCGGGGCGAAGACCAGTTCGCCCTGCTGCTGATCGAACCGGACCACTACCAGCGCCTGCTGCAGGACATCGGCATCGACTCGGCCGACGCCCTGGTGGCGGCACTGGCGGCACGCCTGTCGGAAAAACTGGAAGGCGCCACCACCGCCGCGCGTTTCGGCGAGCGCACCTTCGCCGTGCTGCTGCAGGGCAACCATGCGCACACGGCGGCCCTGGCCGAGAAACTGCGTGCCTCGTTCGCTTCCCACGTGTTCAACGTCGGCGAGCGCTCGGCGTCGGTGACGGCCAGCATCGGCGGCGTGCAGATCGGCGAGAAGATCGCCAGCGTCGGCCAGGTGCTGACGCGCGCCACGGATACCCTGCAGACCGCCACCAACCTGGGCGGCAACCGGTTCGAGATCTTCGACCCCGGCGCGGTCGACCGCGCCGAGGAAGAGCGCGTGCAGAGCTGGATCACCCGCCTGAAGGAAGCACTGGGCGATGGCAGTTTCCGCCTGCACTACCAGCCCGTGGTCAGCCTGCAGGGCGAGCCCGGCGAAGTGTACGAAGCACTGCTGCGCCTGGAATCCAACGGCGAACTGGTCGCGCCGCAGTCGTTCATCGGCATCGCCGAGGAACACGGCCTGCTGGACGCGATCGACCGCTGGGTGGTGAACCGCGCCATCGAAGTGCTCGCCGAACGCAAGCGCGCCGGTCACGACACGCGGCTGGTGGTGAAGGTCAGCCCGGCCTCGTTTGCCGACAACCGCCTGCTGCAGCTGATCGCGCAGCAGCTGGCGGCGCTGGACGTACCCGGCGAGCGCCTGTGGCTGCAGACGCCGGAGGCCAAGGTGTTCACCCACCTGCGGCAGGCGCAGGCCTTCCAGTCCGGCGCGGCCAAGCTCGGCTGCCGGGTAGGCCTGGAGCACTTCGGTGCGGGCCTGGACTCGTTCCAGCTGCTGTCGCACTTCGAACCGACCTTCCTCAAGATCGACCGCGTCTTCAGCGAGGAACTGGGCAAGACCCCGGAACACCAGCAGAAGATCCGCGAGATCACCGAACGCGCGCAGGCGCTGGGCATCATGACGGTGGCCGAACACGTGCAGGACGCGGCGACCATGGCGTTCCTGTTCACCTCCGGCGTGGACTACGTGGAAGGCAACTTCCTGGCTGCGCCCGGCCCGGCGATGAGCTACGACTTCAGCTGATCCGGCTGCTCCCTCCCCTCGCCTGCAGGGGAGGAAACAAGAAACCCGCCGGAAGGCGGGTTTCTCGTTCAAGACGGTTGGTTCGCATGGTAGCGCTCAGGCAAACGTGCCCTGCTGCGCGCGCAGCGTGGCGATGCGTTCTTCCAGCGGCGGATGGCTCAGGAACAGCTTCTTCAGGCCATGGCCGATGCCGCCGGCGATGCCGAAGGCTTCCACCTGCGCCGGCAGCGTGCTCGGGCGATGCTGCTGCGACAGGCGCTCCAGCGCGGCGATCATCTTCTGCCGGCCCGCCAGCGTGGCGCCACCATGGTCGGCGCGGAACTCGCGACGGCGCGAGAACCACATCGCGATCATCGTGGCGAACAGGCCGAACACCAGTTCCAGCACCATCACGATGATGTAGTAGGCGAAACCACGGCCCTCGCCTTCGCGATTGCCGGACAGGAAACCGTCCACGATGCCGCCGACCACGCGGGCCAGCACGATGACGAAGGTGTTCAGCACGCCCTGCAGCAGCGCCATGGTGACCATGTCGCCGTTGGCGACGTGACTGACCTCGTGGGCCAGCACGGCCTCGGCCTCGTCCTGGTTCATCGCACGCAGCAGGCCGGTGGACACCGCCACCAGCGCATTGTTGCGGTTGGCGCCGGTGGCGAAGGCGTTGATCTCCGGGGCGTCGTAGATGGCGACCTCCGGCATGCCGATGCCGGCCGCCTGCGCCTGCCGCTGCACGGTGGCCACCAGCCATCGTTCGGCGTCATTGCGCGGCTGGGTGATGACCTGCGCGCCGGTCGCGCGCTTGGCCATCCACTTGGACGTCAGCAGGGAAATCAGCGAGCCACCGAAGCCGAACACGGCCGCCATCACCAGCAGGCCGCCCATCTGGCTGGAATTGACGCCAAGCAACGACATGACGATACCCGCCAGCACCATCACGGCCAGGTTGGTGGCGAGGAACAGGGCGATGCGAGTGAACACGGGGATTCTCCGACGAACATTGGGGGAAGGACGTTGCAGCAGAACTGCGGTTGCGGCCGCTAGAATTCAAGGCGATCGCTGACCTGCATTCAGCTTCCCCCTTTGCTGACGAATGACCGGACCCGTCCCCTACCGCGGCCGCTTTGCGCCCTCACCCACCGGACGCCTGCATTTCGGCTCGCTGGTGGCGGCGCTGGGCAGCTGGCTGCTGGCGCGGCATCACCGCGGCGAGTGGCTGGTGCGGGTGGAAGACCTCGATCCGCCACGCGAAGTGGCGGGCGCCGCGCACGCGCAACTGGAAACCCTGGGCGCATTCGGCATGGTCTCCGATGGCCCGGTGCTGTGGCAGAGCCGGCGGCACGCGGCCTACCAGCAGGCCGTGGACCAGCTGCTCGACGGCGGCGCCGCGTTCTTCTGCCGCTGCAGCCGTTCCGACCTGGCGGCCGTGGACGGCATCCATCGGCGCTGCGTCGCCTCCGACAGCCGCCGCCTGCCCGCCATCCGGCTGCGGGTGGACGACGCGGCGCAGGTCGCGTTCGACGATGGCCTGCAAGGCCGCATCGTGCAGGACGTCGCCCGCGAGGTGGGCGATGTGGTGCTCCGCCGCGCGGATGGCTACTGGGCCTATCAGCTGGCCGTGGTGGTCGATGACCATGCGCAGGGCATCACCGACGTCGTGCGCGGCGCCGACCTGCTGGACTCCACGCCCCGGCAGATCCTGCTGCAGCAGGCACTCGGCCTGCCGACGCCCCGCTACCTGCACCTGCCGCTGATCGTGGATGCGCAGGGACAGAAACTGTCCAAGTCGATGGCCGCGCTGCCGGTCGACGACGATGCGCCGCTGTCCGCGCTGGCCGCGGCCTGGCAGGTGTTGGGACAGCGGCCCGGGGCGGTCGCCGGCCTCTCTTCCGTGTCGGGCTGGATGGCCGCCGCTTCGGCGAATTTCCAGCCGGAAACCCTGCCCAAAGTGACTTCCACGACTTTCGCTGCATTGCACAACACCGCTGTCGCACGCGCTGTCTAGAATCGGTTGGCCGTCGGCTTGGGCGGTATCCGGAGAATCATTGACATGACATCGCGCGTCGTCCTGGTCACCGGTGGCACCGGGGGTATCGGTACCGCCATCTGCAAGAAGCTGGCGGACATGGGCCACAAGGTCGCCACCAATTACCGCAACGAAGAAAAGGCCCGTGCCTGGCAGGCGCAGATGAAGACCGACGGCTACGACATCGCACTGGTCAAGGGCGACGTGACCTCGCCCGACGAAGCCGACGCCATGGTGAAGGAAGTCGAACGCACCCTGGGCCCGGTCGAAGTGCTGATCAACAACGCCGGCATCACGCGCGACGGCACCTTCCACAAGATGAGCGCCACGCAGTGGGGCGACGTCATCAACACCAACCTCAACTCGGTGTTCAACGTCACCCGCCCCGTCATCGACGGCATGCGCGAGCGCAAGTGGGGCCGCATCATCCAGATCAGTTCGATCAACGGCCTGAAGGGCCAGTACGGCCAGGCCAACTACGCCGCCGCCAAGGCCGGCATGCACGGCTTCACGATTTCGCTGGCGCGCGAGAACGCCAAGCTCGGCATCACCGTCAACACGGTCTCGCCCGGATACGTGGCCACCGACATGGTGATGGCGGTGCCGGAGGAAGTGCGCGCCAAGATCGCCGCCGACATCCCCACCGGCCGCCTGGGCAAGCCGGAAGAGATCGCCTACGCCGTCGCCTTCCTGGTCGACGAGCAGGCCGCGTGGATCACCGGGTCCAACCTGGACATCAACGGCGGCCACCACATGGGCTGGTAAAGCCATCCCGACGCGAGATGGAGTGACGGCAAGCCCCGCTTCCCGTCGCTCACATTCCAGCTCGCTGGCGTGCCTGCCCCACACTGCAACACCTGTCCTGCTTCCTGAACAGGGAGCCCCTGCCGTCCGCCAGTTGCAAGGGCTGTTGCGCTGCGTCATGCTGGCCCAATACGTGTTTAGAGTGAATGCTCAATGGCTGCGATCCGCATCATCAAGAAGTACCCCAACCGCCGTCTCTACGACACGGAGATCTCCAGCTACATCACCATTGAAGACGTCCGCCAGCTGATCGTCGACGGCGAGGATTTCGAGGTACGCGACGCCAAGAGCGGCGACGACCTGACCCGCACCGTACTGCTGCAGATCATCAGCGAACAGGAACAGGACGGCGAACCCGTGCTGTCCACGCAGCTGCTCAGCCAGATCATCCGTTTCTACGGCGACTCGCTGCAGGGCTTCATGGGCAATTACCTCGAGCGCAGCATGCAGCTGTTCATGGAGCAGCAGCAGCAGTTCCGCAGCCAGATGGGCAGCCTGCTGGGCCAGACCCCGTGGACCATGATGAACCAGCTGACCGAGCGCAACATGGAGCTGTGGCAGGAATTCCAGCGCAACCTGACCGGTGGCATGGGCCGCCCCACCACGGTCAAGCCCAAGGAAACCCCGCGCGAAACGCCGAAGACGCGCGCGCGCTGAACCCTCTCGTAGTGAAACCCGGCCCGCGCCCCGTAGCGCGGGCCTTTTTTTGACCCGCGTTCCGGCGCGCGAAGCAGCAAGGGATTCCCACATGACACAACGCATTGCCGTGGTGACCGGCGGACTGGGCGGGCTGGGCACGGAGATCTGCAAGGCCCTGGCCCTCGGCGGCCGCCGCGTCATCGCCGCCGACCTGCCGCCCAGCGCGGAACGCCTGGCCGCGTTCCAGCAGCACACCGATGGCCTGGACGTGCATTTCGCCGCCGCCGACGTCGGCGACTTCGACGCCTGCGCCGCGCTCGTGCAGGCGGTGCACGACCAGCACGGCGCCGTGGACATCCTGGTCAACAACGCCGGCATCACCCGCGACGCCACGCTGCGCAAGATGGAAAAAGCGCAGTGGGACGCGGTGCTGGGGGTGAACCTGGACAGCGTGTTCAACCTCTGCCGCCACGTGGTGGACGGCATGCAGGCGCGCGGCTTCGGGCGCGTGGTGAACATCAGTTCGGTCAGCGGCCAGACCGGCAACTTCGGCCAGACCAACTACGCCGCGGCCAAGGCCGGCCTGCACGGCTTCACCATGGCGCTGGCGCGGGAAGTGGCCAGCAAGGGCGTCACCGTCAACAGCGTCTCGCCCGGCTACGTGGAAACCCCGATGACCCAGGCCATGCCCAGCGACGTGCGCGCGCGCACCGTCGCCTCGGTGCCGGTGGGCCGCATCGGCCAGCCCGGCGACATCGCCCGCGCGGTGGCCTTCCTGTCCGCGGACGATGCCGGCTACATCACCGGCGCCAACCTGCCGGTCAATGGCGGGCTGTTCATGAGCTTCTGACCGGGCGGCGTGTCCGCCCTGCTTCCACCCACGCGAATCCGTACGCAATCTCCCCGAGGAATCACCATGAAACTGACCCCTCCCACCTTCGGCGTCTGGCTCATCGCCCTGCTGCTGGGCAGCGGCGGCATCGCCGCGAAGTTCGGCTACGTGCCGGTGCTGGCCCCGCACGCGTTCTGGCTGGTGGTGGCCGGGTTCGTGCTGCTGATCGCGGCGACGGTCTTCAGCAAACTCTGAGACCCCTGCGCTTGTCCGTGCGTGGCCAAGGCGATAACGTCGCCGGGCCACGCCACGTGGCGCGCCGGAGGGCAACGCATGCGCGGTTCCCGTTCGTTCGTTCTTCTGCTGATCGTGGTCCTGCCGGGTCTGGGGGGTTGCACCACGTCCGCTTCCGCGAGGCATGACGGCCCGCGCTGCGTGGAGGTAGGCTGCACCGAGAAGATCCCGCTCGCTGCCGCAGGCCCCGGCTCCAGCGTGGTGCTCGTCCAGTGCGAGGGGACCGTGCGGACGACGCGCCGTTACCAGCTCGACGCAGGTCGATGGACACTGCAGATGTACGAAACTGGCGCTTCCGAGCACTGCCCGACACCGGCGTCGGCGCGCTGACCGGCCGCCGGCCTTCGGGAGACCGTCATGGAGCTGGTTGCCTATCTGGTGAGCGCCCTGTGGGATGCGCCGCGGCTGGTCGTGCCACCCCTGCTCGGCATCGGCGCCGGCATTGCCCTTTATTTCATGACCGGCAGGGAGCCCTCGTCCGCCGCGATGGCCCTCGGCTGCATCCTGCTCGGCCTGGTTATCGGCTTCGTGCTGGAATACCTGCGCGAACCGCCGCGCGATACGGACTGACCACTACTCCATCTCGAAACGCTCGAACGCGATCTCCAGCGTTTCGAACAGCGTCTCCGCCACCGCCGCATCCATCGGCGAGGTGCGATATGCCGCCGGACGCGCCCGCAGGAAGCGCCAGCGCAGCACCGCACTGCCCTGCTCGTCCAGCAGCGTCACGCTGATGTCGCGTCGCGCATCCCCGCCGTCGCGCGCTTCGCTCCACCACTGGTACCACGACAGCGAACCGGTCACGCCACGGCGCAGCACCAGATCGTCGTAGTGCGTCAGCGTCGAAAGCTTCATCGATTCGCTGGCCTTGTCGTTGCCGTTGCGGTACTCGTTGAGCTGCAGGCGCGCCTCGGGGAACACCACCTCGGCTACCCCACTGCCGGGGCCGTCGTCACCCGTGCCGAGGTCGACGAGGAAGTTCATGCCGGGATAGGGACGTTCGCGCAGCTGGGCCATGGCAGGGTCCGTGTGGGAAGGGAATCAAGGCAGCGGATGCCGCCGATTTCCTCTTCCAACGCTCGCCGGGGTCATTGGCGGTCAGCGGACAGGCATCCGGCTGCAATGACGGCGCTGCAACACCCTGCCGCAGGGCGCAGATACCCTTCGATGGCTTTCGCAATGCCATCCCATCGCACTCCGAGAGCCATCTGCAAGGCTCAATGTGAGAAGTGCGGCGATCTGAACCCCATCGATGGGTTTCCGAATGCCATCCCATGGCTTTCCGAAAGCGATCTGCCAGGCTCAGTGTGAGAAGCACGGGGCTTGGAGCCCCATCAATGGGTTTCCGAATGCCATCCGCTCGCCTTCCGGAAGCCATCTGCAAGGCTCGATGTGAGAAGCACGGCACCGGGGAGCCCCATCGATGGCATTCGGAATGCCATCCGCGCCGCGCCGTGCAGCGTCGCATCGCGCCGGCAAGCAAGACGCACCGGGAGGCATCCCACCCGTGCAGCCCCGGGTGCGGCTTGCGGCCTTACCCGGGCTACGGGGACGCTGTCACGGCGTTGAGGACGCCTGCCCGATCCACAAGCGGTTGCCGTCCGGATCATCGATACGGAACTCGCGCATGCCGTAGAACGTGGTGTCCAGGTCGGGCGCGTCCAGGCCGTTCGCACGCGCCCGTGCATGGAAGGCCTCGAGGTCGTCGGGGTACAGGTACAGCACCGCGACACGCGGCGCATCGCTGGCCGCGTTGATCGACTGGTCCAGCATCACCCGGCAGTCACCCCAGCGCAGCTTCGCCCAGCCCCAGTCGTCGCGCCTGTCTTCCACCGCGAAGCCCAGCTGTTCGTAGAACGCGATCGCCCGCGGCAGGTGGCGGACGGGTTGCATGGGGATGATGTGGGACATGGACAACGACTCCGGGATGCGGCGGTGATCGTGCGAGGGAGATCTCGGCACGAAAGGAAAGTGTCTCCTACGAGTTTGCGATCATCTTCCAAAGGCACCTGGCGCCAACCAGGCCGCATAGCGAAGCGGCATCGTTGAATCGTTCACGGCCACCCGCCCGCGCGCTCAGCGCGCACCGGCCCGCTTGCGCAGATGCTCCGCCAGTCCGCCCAGCTGTTGTCCCTGCACCTTGTCCACGACCGGTGCGAATTTGCCCAGATCGTCCGGCGTGTAACCGCCGGCGCGGTACCACAGGGTGATGCGGGTGCCGTTGTTCTCTTCGACGAAGCGCCATTCCAGCGCACCATCCAGGCCCATGCCCTGCAGCGGGCCCAGGCCACCGGTCATGCGCAGCAGTTTGCCGGGGTCCACGAAGGTCACCGTCATGTGCCAGGCCTGCTGCGCGCCGTTGATCTCGCAGAAGCAGCCGCCGGCCTTGTCGCTGATGGAAAGCTTCGAGGCATCGCCCCACCAGCTGTGGTCGGCGGGCCACCACTGGCCCACGTCCTTCACCAGCGAGGCGTAGGCGGTCTGCGCGTCCACCGGCACCCATTGCGTATTCTCCAGGGTGAAGCCGTTGGGCTTCATGTCCTTGATCTCGGCCTGCGCGTGCGGCGCCAGCGCCATCGCGATGACCAGCAGGGGCAGGACCAGCGCCTTCATGGCGCACCCGGCTCGGTGCAGAACTTCTGGCGGTACGCCATCGCCTTGGGCATCAGCGCGGTCAGGTTCTGGATGCGGGTGCCCGGATTGGGATGCGTGGAAGAGAATTCCGGCGGTGCCTGCCCGCCGCTGGCTTCGCCCATGCGCTGCCACAGCGGCACGGCTTCCTGCGGATTGAAGCAGGCGGCCGCCGCCAGCATCAGGCCGACTTCATCGGCCTGCGTCTCGTGCGAACGCGCGTACGGCAGCAGGTAGCCGTAACCCATCGCGGCCATCACCATCTGTTGCTGCTGCGGGTCCATGCCGCTCATCGCGCCGGCCATCTGGCCGATCTGGGTGAGCTTCTGCTGCGACATGCGCTGCGCGCCATGGCGCAGCAATGCGTGGGCGATCTCGTGCCCCATCACCACCGCCACCGCATCGGCGTTCTGCGCGACCGGGATCAGGCCGGTGTAGACGG includes the following:
- a CDS encoding M48 family metallopeptidase; its protein translation is MRQDPYGRSGYGQQGGQRRGLFGNVRWLILLGFAGYAAFYWFSNRVEDPYTGEKVLIDGSIGVEEEKALGLQAYQEILSQEQPVDPNSQIAQQVRGIAQRLINKIGVVEAEIAAEHGLQPSGHWKSFDWDVNVIQSDQANAFCLPGGKMAVYTGLIPVAQNADAVAVVMGHEIAHALLRHGAQRMSQQKLTQIGQMAGAMSGMDPQQQQMVMAAMGYGYLLPYARSHETQADEVGLMLAAAACFNPQEAVPLWQRMGEASGGQAPPEFSSTHPNPGTRIQNLTALMPKAMAYRQKFCTEPGAP